One region of Xylanimonas ulmi genomic DNA includes:
- the murJ gene encoding murein biosynthesis integral membrane protein MurJ, which translates to MTQEPSAPQRSAGASRAQTLAGAALLITAVTLASRFVGFGRWLAQGWWLGSGGVGQPFNTANTLPNILFEVAAGGALAGAIVPLVAGPLSRAALTGEGGAESRAIASRNASALLGWTLAVLVPLGAVVALLARPITVHLLDVQDPVVADVATGFLRVFAIQVPLYGVAVVLGGVLQAHKRFFWPAFAPLVSSLVVIGVYAGFSVIGEDPRAVADLSARALGWLAWGATVGVAFLVLPLVVPVWRTGLRLRPTLRFPAGQGARAARLAFAGVGALLAQQLSALLVVRTAQGFGDTTFSVYLYTQQVYLLPYAVLAFPIATSAFPRLTEHATHRRMDELRALVSSTTRALLAAVAVGVAALLAAAPQVEAVFDLMVQGDAPGMAAGLTWMAPGLVGFALILHLSRVLYTVDRGRAAVVATAAGWLVVAAGVALAPTALGAGATPSEVLAFLGGATTLGMLVAGVGLMAAVRRNLGAGALTGVPLTVLVLAVGVTVGAVLGRLVPTAVTAPVHGEVRFDGAALAANLGLGAAAVAIAVVALGVAALADAGLRARVLGFAKKAATRLPGH; encoded by the coding sequence GTGACCCAGGAGCCCTCCGCGCCCCAACGCTCGGCCGGGGCCAGCCGCGCGCAGACGCTCGCGGGCGCCGCGCTGCTCATCACCGCGGTCACGCTCGCGAGTCGGTTCGTCGGGTTCGGGCGCTGGCTCGCCCAGGGCTGGTGGCTCGGATCGGGGGGCGTGGGGCAGCCGTTCAACACCGCCAACACGCTGCCCAACATCCTGTTCGAGGTCGCCGCGGGCGGCGCGCTCGCGGGGGCGATAGTGCCGCTCGTCGCCGGCCCCCTGAGCCGCGCCGCGCTGACGGGCGAGGGCGGCGCCGAGTCCCGTGCGATCGCCTCACGCAACGCCTCGGCGCTGCTCGGTTGGACGCTCGCGGTGCTCGTCCCGCTCGGGGCGGTGGTCGCGCTCCTGGCGCGGCCCATCACCGTCCACCTGCTTGACGTCCAGGACCCCGTCGTGGCCGACGTCGCAACGGGGTTCCTGCGCGTGTTCGCGATCCAGGTGCCGCTCTACGGCGTCGCGGTGGTGCTCGGTGGCGTGCTCCAGGCGCACAAACGGTTCTTCTGGCCCGCCTTCGCGCCACTGGTCTCCAGCCTCGTCGTCATCGGGGTGTACGCCGGGTTCAGCGTGATCGGGGAGGACCCGCGCGCCGTCGCGGACCTGTCGGCGCGCGCGCTGGGCTGGCTTGCGTGGGGCGCCACCGTCGGCGTCGCGTTCCTCGTGCTGCCGCTGGTCGTGCCCGTGTGGCGCACCGGGCTGCGTCTGCGCCCCACACTGCGGTTCCCCGCCGGACAAGGCGCCCGCGCCGCCCGGCTCGCGTTCGCGGGCGTCGGAGCGCTGCTCGCCCAGCAGTTGTCGGCGCTGCTGGTCGTGCGCACGGCGCAGGGCTTCGGCGACACGACGTTCTCGGTCTACCTCTACACGCAGCAGGTGTACCTCCTGCCGTACGCCGTGCTCGCGTTCCCCATCGCGACGAGCGCGTTCCCGCGGCTCACCGAGCACGCCACGCACCGACGCATGGACGAGTTGCGCGCTCTCGTGTCCTCGACCACCCGCGCCCTGCTTGCGGCCGTCGCCGTGGGCGTCGCGGCGCTGCTGGCCGCGGCCCCGCAGGTCGAGGCGGTGTTCGACCTCATGGTGCAGGGCGACGCGCCCGGCATGGCCGCGGGTCTGACCTGGATGGCGCCCGGCCTGGTGGGATTCGCGCTCATCCTGCACCTGTCACGCGTCCTGTACACGGTGGACCGCGGCCGCGCGGCCGTCGTCGCGACCGCCGCTGGCTGGCTGGTCGTCGCCGCAGGCGTCGCGCTGGCGCCCACGGCGCTCGGCGCGGGCGCCACGCCGTCGGAGGTGCTCGCCTTCCTCGGCGGCGCGACGACGCTCGGCATGCTCGTCGCCGGGGTCGGGCTCATGGCGGCCGTGCGCCGAAACCTGGGCGCCGGGGCGTTGACCGGTGTGCCGCTCACCGTGCTCGTGCTGGCGGTCGGCGTCACGGTCGGCGCGGTCCTCGGGCGCCTCGTGCCGACAGCGGTCACCGCTCCCGTGCACGGCGAGGTGCGGTTCGACGGCGCGGCGCTCGCGGCCAACCTCGGCCTCGGGGCCGCGGCGGTGGCGATCGCGGTGGTGGCGCTCGGCGTCGCCGCCCTGGCCGACGCGGGGCTCCGCGCCCGCGTGCTCGGCTTCGCCAAGAAGGCCGCGACCCGCCTGCCCGGACACTGA
- a CDS encoding NAD kinase — MTRRVLVVTHGGRPRAVAALSEAVRELEASGFEVALHDDDLAETFGDHMATTRLREGVAESEVVMVLGGDGTILRAAELTHGTQVPLLGVNLGHVGFLAESEREDLRAAVQRLAEHDYVVEERTVAAVQVHRPGEDEPLTGWALNEATIEKAERQRMLEVGIEVDRRPLSSFGCDGVILSTATGSTAHAFSAGGPVMWPDVDGVLLVPLSAHALFARPLVIGPRSAYRITVLERSPVPAVLTCDGRRSIDLPVGSTVEVRRGEQPLRFARLSPAPFTDRLVSKFSLPVVGWREAADDAAAARARLTALTDAATDDGAAPEAPHPRGQSPHDAKAV, encoded by the coding sequence GTGACCCGCAGAGTGCTCGTCGTCACGCACGGCGGCCGCCCCCGAGCCGTCGCGGCGCTGAGCGAGGCCGTGCGCGAACTGGAGGCATCAGGATTCGAGGTCGCGCTGCACGACGACGACCTCGCCGAGACGTTCGGCGACCATATGGCCACCACCCGTCTGCGCGAGGGCGTCGCCGAGTCCGAGGTCGTCATGGTGCTCGGCGGCGACGGCACGATCCTGCGCGCGGCCGAGCTCACGCACGGCACGCAGGTGCCGCTGCTCGGCGTCAACCTGGGCCACGTGGGCTTCCTCGCCGAGTCCGAGCGCGAGGACCTGCGCGCCGCCGTGCAACGGCTCGCCGAGCACGACTACGTCGTCGAGGAGCGCACCGTCGCCGCCGTCCAGGTGCACCGCCCGGGCGAGGACGAGCCGCTGACCGGCTGGGCGCTCAACGAGGCCACCATCGAGAAGGCCGAGCGGCAGCGGATGCTTGAGGTCGGCATCGAGGTCGACCGCCGGCCGCTGTCGAGCTTCGGTTGCGACGGCGTCATCCTGTCGACGGCGACGGGCTCGACGGCGCACGCGTTCTCGGCGGGCGGGCCGGTCATGTGGCCCGACGTCGACGGTGTGCTGCTGGTGCCGCTGTCAGCCCACGCGCTGTTCGCGCGGCCGCTGGTGATCGGCCCACGCTCGGCCTACCGCATCACGGTGCTGGAGCGGTCACCGGTGCCCGCGGTGCTCACGTGCGACGGACGGCGCAGCATCGACCTTCCCGTCGGCTCGACCGTCGAGGTGCGGCGCGGTGAGCAGCCGCTGCGGTTCGCGCGCCTGTCGCCTGCGCCGTTCACGGACCGACTCGTGTCCAAGTTCTCCCTGCCGGTCGTCGGCTGGCGAGAGGCCGCCGACGACGCCGCGGCCGCGCGCGCCCGGCTGACCGCGCTCACCGACGCGGCGACCGATGACGGCGCTGCCCCCGAGGCGCCCCACCCGCGGGGGCAGTCGCCCCACGACGCCAAGGCGGTGTGA
- a CDS encoding TlyA family RNA methyltransferase produces MTAVRVDAELVRRQLARSRAQAADLVRAGRVSTAGRTVTKPSICVPQDAELVVEPDPDDAGYASRAALKLAGALDALGSHATGRGVAAAVDGGWCLDLGASTGGFTDVLLRRGAAHVVALDVGHDQLVPRLRADPRVTVVEGYNVRGLVREDLAREPDLVVGDLSFISLTLVLPAVEGVLAPGSWALLLVKPQFEVGRQRLGAGGVVRDPALHVTAVVDVIESGARAGLCARAVVPSPLPGPSGNREYFVVFERATPPAELGSGPPDRSVEAAVRAAADWRPDGNPTLPPPVVPLTPALPPNRPGGAS; encoded by the coding sequence GTGACGGCGGTCCGCGTCGACGCCGAACTCGTGCGGCGACAGTTGGCGCGCTCACGCGCCCAGGCCGCCGACCTGGTCCGAGCGGGCCGCGTCAGCACGGCCGGGCGCACGGTCACCAAGCCGTCCATCTGTGTGCCGCAGGACGCTGAGCTCGTCGTCGAACCCGACCCCGACGACGCCGGGTACGCCTCACGCGCCGCCCTCAAGCTCGCGGGGGCGCTCGACGCGCTGGGCTCCCACGCCACCGGGCGCGGCGTGGCGGCCGCGGTCGACGGCGGCTGGTGCCTGGACCTGGGCGCCTCGACGGGCGGGTTCACCGACGTGCTCCTGCGGCGGGGCGCGGCGCACGTCGTCGCGCTCGACGTGGGCCATGACCAGCTCGTGCCGAGGCTGCGCGCCGACCCGCGCGTCACCGTGGTCGAGGGGTACAACGTGCGCGGCCTGGTCCGCGAGGACCTCGCCCGCGAGCCCGACCTTGTGGTCGGCGATCTGTCGTTCATCTCCCTGACGCTCGTGCTGCCCGCCGTCGAAGGGGTGCTCGCGCCCGGGTCGTGGGCGCTGCTGCTGGTCAAGCCCCAGTTCGAGGTCGGCAGGCAGCGGCTGGGCGCGGGCGGCGTCGTACGGGACCCCGCGCTGCACGTCACCGCGGTCGTCGACGTCATCGAATCGGGCGCTCGCGCCGGGCTGTGCGCGCGGGCCGTCGTGCCGAGCCCGCTGCCCGGGCCGAGCGGCAACCGCGAGTACTTTGTGGTGTTCGAGCGGGCCACGCCGCCCGCCGAACTGGGCTCCGGCCCGCCAGACAGATCTGTCGAGGCGGCGGTCCGCGCCGCGGCCGACTGGCGGCCCGACGGCAACCCGACCTTGCCGCCGCCCGTCGTGCCGCTGACGCCGGCGCTCCCGCCCAATCGCCCCGGAGGTGCATCGTGA
- the recN gene encoding DNA repair protein RecN, producing MLEEIAIENLGVIRSARVSLARGLTVITGETGAGKTMVLTGLGLLMGGKADPGAVRPGARGAVVEGRWHVVGRNGVVERVEDAGGTVDDDGTVVVLRTVAAEGRSRAHLGGRGVPQGVLAEIADELATVHGQADQLRLRTPSKQREALDAFAGPGHLATLDAYRAAWAERAALQAEIDDLTARAVERAREAELLRLGLAEIERVDPRPGEDAELQALVARLGNVEALRVAAAEAHDALAGESDEVASAVEQLTRARRALEAAAHDDPGLAELAGRIAEAGYLVADAATELSAYVDDLQADPAGLETAHARLAQLTALTRSYGETVDDVLRWASDAGLRLLDLDDGGERLRGMAQRTAELDDDLARLSGDLTVGRTSAGQRLSTAVTAELAGLAMGGARLEVNVAPAEPGPWGADQVTFSLLPHPGASARPLGKGASGGELSRVMLALEVALATAAVQGAVGAEPTLPTFVFDEVDAGVGGRAAVEVGRRLALLAHSTQVIVVTHLAQVAAFADTHLVVTKSAGDSGTVTGVHEVTDDARVRELARMLSGQDDSENARRHARELLESSTVGR from the coding sequence GTGCTTGAGGAGATCGCGATCGAGAACCTCGGCGTCATCCGGTCGGCGCGTGTCTCGCTCGCGCGCGGCCTGACGGTCATCACGGGGGAGACCGGCGCCGGCAAGACGATGGTGCTCACGGGCCTCGGCCTGCTCATGGGCGGCAAGGCGGACCCGGGCGCCGTGCGACCGGGCGCGCGGGGCGCCGTCGTCGAGGGGCGCTGGCACGTCGTGGGCCGCAACGGCGTCGTCGAGCGGGTCGAGGACGCGGGCGGGACGGTCGACGACGACGGCACCGTCGTCGTGCTGCGCACCGTCGCCGCCGAGGGGCGCTCACGCGCCCACCTGGGCGGGCGGGGCGTGCCCCAGGGGGTGCTCGCCGAGATCGCCGACGAGCTGGCGACCGTGCACGGGCAGGCCGACCAACTGCGGCTGCGCACGCCGTCGAAGCAGCGCGAGGCGCTCGACGCGTTCGCAGGACCGGGGCACCTCGCCACGCTGGACGCCTACCGCGCGGCCTGGGCGGAGCGAGCGGCCCTGCAGGCCGAGATCGACGACCTGACGGCGCGCGCCGTCGAGCGCGCGCGTGAGGCCGAGCTGCTGCGCCTGGGGCTCGCGGAGATCGAGCGGGTCGACCCGCGCCCGGGGGAGGACGCCGAGCTGCAGGCGCTCGTGGCCCGCCTGGGCAACGTCGAGGCGCTGCGCGTCGCCGCGGCCGAGGCGCACGACGCGCTGGCCGGCGAGTCCGACGAGGTCGCCTCGGCCGTCGAGCAGCTCACGCGCGCGCGGCGCGCGCTGGAGGCCGCGGCGCACGACGACCCGGGCCTGGCAGAACTGGCGGGGCGGATCGCCGAGGCGGGCTACCTCGTCGCCGACGCCGCGACCGAGCTGTCGGCCTACGTCGACGACCTCCAGGCGGACCCGGCGGGCTTGGAGACCGCGCACGCCCGGCTCGCGCAGCTCACCGCGCTCACGCGCTCCTACGGCGAGACGGTCGACGACGTGCTGCGCTGGGCGTCCGACGCGGGGCTGCGGTTGCTCGACCTCGACGACGGCGGCGAGCGGCTGCGCGGCATGGCGCAGCGCACCGCCGAGCTCGACGACGACCTCGCGCGGCTGAGCGGCGACCTCACCGTGGGTCGGACGTCCGCGGGCCAACGGCTCTCGACGGCGGTCACCGCCGAGCTCGCAGGGCTCGCGATGGGCGGCGCGCGCCTTGAGGTGAACGTCGCGCCGGCGGAGCCCGGACCATGGGGTGCCGACCAGGTGACGTTCTCCCTGCTCCCGCACCCCGGGGCGTCCGCGCGCCCGCTCGGCAAGGGTGCGTCGGGCGGCGAGCTCTCCCGCGTCATGCTCGCGCTCGAGGTCGCGCTGGCGACGGCCGCGGTGCAGGGGGCGGTCGGCGCCGAGCCGACGCTGCCCACCTTCGTGTTCGACGAGGTCGACGCCGGAGTAGGCGGCCGCGCTGCGGTCGAGGTCGGGCGTCGACTGGCTCTGCTGGCCCACAGCACGCAGGTGATCGTCGTCACGCACCTCGCCCAGGTGGCGGCCTTCGCAGACACGCACCTGGTGGTCACCAAGTCGGCCGGCGACAGCGGCACGGTCACCGGCGTCCACGAGGTGACCGACGACGCACGGGTGCGTGAGCTCGCGCGCATGCTCTCGGGCCAGGACGACAGTGAGAACGCCCGCAGGCACGCGCGAGAGCTTCTGGAGAGCTCGACCGTGGGACGATGA
- the steA gene encoding putative cytokinetic ring protein SteA — MKLIPRRSGGSTAHAKDASDAASTRGPARVGRRTKDLTKRLAVGDVAVIDHIDIDRVAADALVAARPVAVLNAARSTSGRYPNAGPSILLEAGVILVDDLGPAVMDLREGAAVTIDGGRVVVDGQTVAEGVRQTEATVEASLAAAREGLSTEIERFAENTMSYLRRERDLLLDGVGVPNVRTVFEGRHVLIVVRGYHYREDLAILRPYILDNRPVLIGVDGGADAILDAGYKLDMIVGDMDSVSDQALASGAEIVVHAYRDGNAPGLERVRALGVEPVVFPATGTSEDIAMLLADDKGAELIVAVGTHATLVEFLDKGRAGMASTFLTRLRVGGKLVDAKGVSRLYRTRISNTQLALLSLAGVAAVVAALWSTNVGQTFFGLVAARFDDLVSGIGRLFGG, encoded by the coding sequence ATGAAGCTCATTCCCCGCAGGTCAGGCGGCTCGACCGCGCACGCCAAGGACGCGTCAGACGCCGCCTCGACGCGCGGCCCGGCGCGCGTCGGGCGCCGCACCAAGGACCTCACCAAGCGTCTCGCGGTCGGCGACGTCGCGGTGATCGACCACATCGACATCGACCGCGTCGCCGCCGACGCGCTCGTGGCCGCGCGGCCCGTCGCCGTCCTCAACGCGGCGCGCTCGACGTCGGGCCGTTACCCCAACGCCGGCCCGAGCATCCTGCTGGAGGCCGGGGTCATCCTGGTCGACGACCTCGGCCCTGCGGTCATGGACCTGCGCGAGGGGGCGGCGGTCACGATCGACGGGGGCCGCGTCGTCGTCGACGGCCAGACGGTGGCCGAGGGGGTGCGTCAGACCGAGGCGACGGTCGAGGCGAGCCTCGCCGCCGCGCGCGAGGGCCTGTCGACCGAGATCGAACGGTTCGCCGAGAACACGATGTCGTACCTGCGCCGCGAGCGGGACCTGCTGCTCGACGGCGTGGGCGTGCCCAACGTCCGCACCGTGTTCGAGGGCAGGCACGTACTCATCGTGGTGCGCGGCTACCACTACCGCGAGGACCTCGCGATCCTGCGCCCGTACATCCTCGACAACCGCCCGGTGCTGATCGGCGTCGACGGCGGCGCCGACGCGATCCTCGACGCCGGATACAAGCTCGACATGATCGTGGGCGACATGGACTCGGTGTCCGACCAGGCGCTGGCGTCGGGCGCCGAGATCGTGGTGCACGCCTACCGCGACGGCAACGCGCCCGGGCTGGAGCGCGTGCGCGCGCTCGGCGTCGAGCCCGTGGTGTTCCCGGCGACCGGCACGAGCGAGGACATCGCGATGCTGCTGGCCGACGACAAGGGCGCCGAGCTCATCGTCGCGGTGGGCACGCACGCCACCCTGGTCGAGTTCCTCGACAAGGGCCGCGCGGGCATGGCCTCGACCTTCCTCACCCGGCTGCGCGTCGGCGGCAAGCTCGTCGACGCCAAGGGCGTCTCCCGGCTGTACCGCACGCGCATCTCGAACACGCAGCTCGCGCTGCTGTCGCTCGCCGGCGTGGCCGCCGTCGTCGCGGCGCTGTGGTCGACCAACGTCGGCCAGACCTTCTTCGGCCTCGTCGCGGCCCGGTTCGACGACCTCGTCTCGGGGATCGGCCGCCTCTTCGGAGGCTGA
- a CDS encoding CTP synthase: protein MADHLTRQQTRSSGRSGASHTTRHIFVTGGVVSSLGKGLTASSLGRLLRSRGLRVTMQKLDPYLNVDPGTMNPFQHGEVFVTEDGAETDLDIGHYERFLDIELPASSNVTTGQIYSRVIAKERRGEYLGDTVQVIPHITDEIKSRMRDQAGDGVDVIITEIGGTVGDIESLPFLEAARQVRHELGRDDCFFLHVSLVPYIGPSGELKTKPTQHSVAALRSIGIQPDAIVLRSDRPVPQGIKNKIALMCDVDTEAVVNCADAPSIYDIPRVIHAEGLDAYVVRRLDLPFHDVDWDGWHTLLERVHEPEHNVEVALVGKYIDLPDAYLSVTEALRAGGFANDTKVSVRWVAADDCQTPEGAQASLEGVDAVLVPGGFGVRGIDGKIGALRWARENLVPTLGICLGLQSMVIEYARNVLGHAEASSTEFDPATPHPVIATMAEQLAIVDGKGDLGGTMRLGGYEATLTPGSQVAKAYGAEQVSERHRHRYEVNNAYREQLEAAGLRISGTSPDSTLVEFVELPAETHPYYVSTQAHPEFKSRPTRSHPLFSGLIAAALERQGA from the coding sequence GTGGCAGACCACCTCACTCGACAGCAGACCCGCTCCTCCGGCCGCTCGGGTGCCTCGCACACGACGCGCCACATCTTCGTGACGGGCGGTGTGGTCTCCTCGCTCGGCAAGGGCCTGACCGCTTCGTCGCTCGGACGCCTCCTGCGCTCGCGCGGCCTGCGCGTGACCATGCAGAAGCTCGACCCGTACCTCAACGTGGACCCGGGCACCATGAACCCGTTCCAGCACGGCGAGGTGTTCGTCACGGAGGACGGCGCCGAGACCGACCTCGACATCGGCCACTACGAGCGGTTCCTCGACATCGAGCTGCCCGCGTCGTCCAACGTCACCACCGGCCAGATCTACTCGCGCGTCATCGCCAAGGAGCGCCGCGGCGAGTACCTGGGCGACACCGTCCAGGTCATCCCGCACATCACCGACGAGATCAAGTCGCGCATGCGCGACCAGGCGGGTGACGGCGTCGACGTCATCATCACCGAGATCGGCGGCACCGTCGGCGACATCGAGTCGCTGCCGTTCCTGGAGGCCGCGCGTCAGGTGCGCCACGAGCTGGGGCGCGATGACTGCTTCTTCCTGCACGTCTCGCTCGTGCCGTACATCGGGCCGTCGGGCGAGCTCAAGACCAAGCCCACCCAGCACTCGGTCGCCGCGCTGCGCAGCATCGGCATCCAGCCCGACGCGATCGTGCTGCGCTCGGACCGCCCCGTGCCGCAGGGCATCAAGAACAAGATCGCGCTCATGTGCGACGTCGACACCGAGGCCGTGGTCAACTGCGCCGACGCGCCGAGCATCTACGACATCCCGCGCGTGATCCACGCCGAGGGCCTGGACGCCTACGTGGTGCGCCGCCTCGACCTGCCGTTCCACGACGTCGACTGGGACGGGTGGCACACGCTGCTTGAGCGCGTGCACGAGCCCGAGCACAACGTCGAGGTCGCCCTCGTGGGCAAGTACATCGACCTGCCCGACGCCTACCTGTCGGTCACCGAGGCGTTGCGGGCGGGCGGCTTCGCCAACGACACCAAGGTCTCGGTCCGCTGGGTCGCCGCGGACGACTGCCAGACGCCTGAGGGCGCGCAGGCGTCGCTCGAGGGCGTCGACGCGGTGCTGGTGCCTGGTGGGTTCGGTGTGCGCGGCATCGACGGCAAGATCGGCGCGCTGCGCTGGGCGCGCGAGAACCTGGTGCCCACGCTCGGCATCTGCCTGGGCCTGCAGTCGATGGTCATCGAGTACGCCCGCAACGTGCTGGGCCACGCCGAGGCGTCGTCGACCGAGTTCGACCCGGCCACCCCCCACCCCGTCATCGCCACGATGGCCGAGCAGCTCGCCATCGTCGACGGCAAGGGCGACCTGGGTGGCACCATGCGCCTGGGCGGGTACGAGGCGACGCTGACGCCCGGCTCGCAGGTCGCCAAGGCCTACGGCGCCGAGCAGGTCTCCGAGCGGCACCGGCACCGCTACGAGGTCAACAACGCCTACCGCGAGCAGCTTGAGGCGGCGGGCCTGCGCATCTCGGGCACGTCGCCGGACTCGACGCTCGTCGAGTTCGTCGAACTGCCGGCCGAGACGCACCCGTACTACGTCTCGACGCAGGCGCACCCCGAGTTCAAGTCGCGCCCGACGCGCTCGCACCCGTTGTTCTCGGGGCTCATCGCCGCCGCCCTCGAGCGCCAGGGCGCGTGA
- a CDS encoding copper transporter: MIDFRYHLVSLISVFLALAVGIILGAGPLQGTIGDQLTDQVDSLRTERNDLRDSLARSQADADERLEFIEAAGPSLLEGTLVGRSVAVVDLDGVSDDIMEDVTAGIEAAGGSVSARLALTEAWADDDHEGFRETVAAGMRPRLRSIEEGLSEDASTEELLGTALALALAHESEPGTRSDDAQALQQQLVQADLIVVDGDLTAAADAVLLVSGTAGSGAPQSATPAPSEATAVSMATLAGAVQAVAPTVVAGPTTTSGDVVSTVRGDSDVAERVSTVSGVDKPVGQIAAPLAVAAQLAGTTGHYGFEDGTTPLPRVVRPRADTGLGADAGSDSAGADGQTDDDTGDVTQPGGGAGSEGGNG; encoded by the coding sequence GTGATCGACTTCCGCTACCACCTCGTCTCACTGATCTCTGTGTTCCTCGCGCTCGCCGTGGGCATCATCCTGGGCGCAGGCCCGCTCCAGGGCACGATCGGCGACCAGCTGACCGACCAGGTCGACTCGCTGCGCACCGAGCGCAACGACTTGCGCGACTCGCTCGCCCGGTCGCAGGCCGACGCCGACGAACGGCTCGAGTTCATCGAGGCCGCCGGGCCCTCCCTGCTCGAGGGCACGCTCGTGGGCCGGAGTGTCGCCGTGGTGGACCTCGACGGGGTGTCCGACGACATCATGGAGGACGTCACTGCGGGGATCGAGGCGGCGGGCGGGTCAGTCTCGGCGAGGCTCGCGCTCACCGAGGCGTGGGCCGACGACGACCACGAGGGCTTCCGCGAGACCGTCGCGGCGGGCATGCGCCCGCGCCTGCGGTCGATCGAGGAGGGATTGTCCGAGGACGCCTCGACCGAGGAGCTGCTCGGGACCGCTCTCGCGCTGGCGCTGGCGCACGAGTCGGAGCCCGGGACGCGCAGCGACGACGCGCAGGCCCTCCAGCAGCAACTCGTCCAGGCGGATCTGATCGTCGTCGACGGCGATCTGACTGCGGCGGCCGACGCCGTCCTGCTGGTGTCAGGCACGGCCGGCTCCGGGGCGCCGCAGAGCGCGACGCCGGCGCCGTCCGAGGCCACCGCCGTCTCGATGGCCACCCTCGCGGGCGCGGTCCAGGCGGTCGCGCCGACCGTCGTCGCTGGTCCGACCACGACGTCGGGCGACGTCGTCTCCACGGTGCGTGGTGACAGTGACGTCGCAGAGCGCGTGTCGACCGTGAGCGGAGTCGACAAGCCCGTCGGTCAGATCGCGGCCCCCCTGGCCGTCGCCGCGCAGCTCGCGGGCACGACCGGTCACTACGGGTTCGAGGACGGCACGACGCCGCTGCCGCGCGTCGTGCGCCCCCGGGCCGACACCGGGTTGGGCGCGGACGCCGGGAGTGACAGCGCGGGCGCCGACGGACAGACCGACGACGACACGGGCGATGTCACGCAGCCTGGTGGCGGCGCGGGTTCGGAAGGCGGCAACGGCTGA
- a CDS encoding NUDIX domain-containing protein produces the protein MSGVLHDVVAPRPWSRRDDAFRGRIFDVVRDDVDLGEAGTVLREYVDHPGAVAVVALDDDGNVALIDQYRHPVRSVLWEIPAGLLDVEGEDAQVAAARELAEEADLRAARWDVLTDFLTSPGSSNEALRVFLARDLTPVPQAERHVRTDEEAAMQVRWAPLDEVVACVLDGSLHNPSTVVGALAAAAARASGWAALRPADAPWPYRRGVLPR, from the coding sequence GTGAGCGGCGTGCTGCACGACGTCGTCGCGCCGCGACCCTGGTCACGGCGCGACGACGCGTTTCGCGGTCGCATCTTCGACGTCGTGCGCGACGACGTCGACCTCGGCGAGGCCGGGACGGTGCTGCGCGAGTACGTCGACCACCCTGGTGCGGTCGCGGTCGTCGCGCTCGACGACGACGGCAACGTCGCGCTGATCGACCAGTATCGCCACCCCGTGCGCTCGGTGCTGTGGGAGATTCCCGCCGGGCTGCTCGACGTCGAGGGCGAGGACGCGCAGGTCGCGGCCGCGCGTGAGCTGGCTGAGGAGGCGGACCTGCGGGCCGCCCGGTGGGACGTGCTGACCGACTTCCTCACCTCGCCGGGGAGCAGCAACGAGGCGCTGCGCGTCTTCCTCGCGCGCGACCTCACGCCGGTGCCGCAGGCCGAGCGCCACGTGCGCACTGACGAAGAGGCGGCCATGCAGGTGCGTTGGGCGCCGCTCGACGAGGTCGTGGCCTGTGTGCTCGACGGGTCGCTGCACAACCCGTCGACGGTCGTGGGCGCGCTCGCCGCGGCCGCCGCGCGCGCGAGCGGCTGGGCGGCCCTGCGGCCCGCGGACGCGCCCTGGCCCTACCGCCGAGGGGTGTTGCCGCGCTGA